The following proteins come from a genomic window of Streptomyces liliiviolaceus:
- a CDS encoding carbohydrate ABC transporter permease codes for MAQAAAVAKQPAPPRRRRGSATPRRLPYLLIAPAGLLMLGFIAYPVLSVFYYSLQNYNPTKPWRNGYAGFDNFTRIFTEDPQFWDTLIFSAKWVVVEVGLQLLFGLALALIVNQTFVGRSLGRAMVFSPWAVSGVLTSAIWVLLYNSQTGITRYLADMGIGEYGTSWLSDTSTVFPAAVVADLWRGVPFFAILILADLQSVSKDLYEAAEVDGASRLRQFLHITLPHLKDAIILSTLLRAVWEFNNVDLLYTLTGGGPAGETTTLPLYIANTSVDAHNFGYASALTTVAFVILLFCSMVYLRLSKFGVGGDK; via the coding sequence ATGGCACAAGCCGCAGCCGTGGCGAAGCAGCCCGCGCCACCGAGGCGGCGCCGTGGCTCGGCGACGCCCCGCAGGCTCCCGTATCTGCTGATCGCCCCGGCGGGACTGCTGATGCTGGGCTTCATCGCCTACCCGGTGCTCAGCGTCTTCTACTACAGCCTGCAGAACTACAACCCCACCAAACCGTGGCGCAACGGCTACGCGGGCTTCGACAATTTCACCCGCATCTTCACCGAGGACCCGCAGTTCTGGGACACGCTGATCTTCAGCGCCAAGTGGGTCGTCGTCGAGGTCGGGCTCCAGCTGCTGTTCGGCCTGGCCCTCGCGCTGATCGTCAACCAGACCTTCGTGGGCCGCTCGCTCGGCCGCGCCATGGTCTTCTCGCCCTGGGCCGTCTCCGGTGTGCTCACCTCCGCGATCTGGGTCCTGCTCTACAACTCCCAGACGGGCATCACCCGTTACCTCGCGGACATGGGCATCGGGGAGTACGGCACCAGCTGGCTCTCCGACACCTCCACGGTCTTCCCCGCGGCGGTGGTCGCGGACCTGTGGCGCGGTGTCCCCTTCTTCGCCATCCTCATCCTCGCCGACCTCCAGTCCGTGTCGAAGGACCTCTACGAGGCCGCCGAGGTCGACGGCGCCAGCCGCCTGAGGCAGTTCCTGCACATCACCCTGCCCCACCTCAAGGACGCGATCATCCTCTCCACGCTGCTGCGCGCGGTGTGGGAGTTCAACAACGTCGACCTGCTCTACACCCTCACCGGCGGCGGACCCGCGGGGGAGACGACGACCCTCCCGCTCTACATCGCCAACACCAGCGTCGACGCGCACAACTTCGGCTACGCCTCGGCCCTGACCACCGTCGCGTTCGTGATTCTCCTCTTCTGCTCGATGGTCTATCTGCGGCTGAGCAAGTTCGGAGTGGGTGGGGACAAGTGA
- a CDS encoding carbohydrate ABC transporter permease → MTVAERSAPVADEPPQRPRKGRRAWDEAPRWQIYLPLGIYLVFTLVPFYWILLFALRPTGSTSLVPWPMTFEHFDKVWNDRSFGTYFENSVYVGLATLFMTTLVALAGGYALARFDFRIKRAFMLALLCSQFVPGALLLVPLFQIFAELQMINSLGSVIIAETVFQLPLSMILISGFIRNVPYTLEEAAWVDGCNRFTGFRVVVLPLLRPGLIAVGSFAFVHSWNHFLFALMFLSNQEKQTIPVGLNSLMSADSVDLGALAAGGIIAAVPVVIVFAFIQKWLITGFSAGAVKG, encoded by the coding sequence ATCACCGTGGCCGAGCGGTCCGCACCGGTGGCCGACGAACCGCCGCAGCGCCCCCGCAAGGGCAGGCGCGCCTGGGACGAGGCCCCGCGCTGGCAGATCTACCTCCCGCTCGGCATCTACCTCGTCTTCACCCTCGTCCCCTTCTACTGGATCCTGCTCTTCGCCCTCAGGCCGACCGGCTCCACCTCGCTCGTGCCCTGGCCCATGACGTTCGAGCACTTCGACAAGGTGTGGAACGACCGCAGCTTCGGCACGTACTTCGAGAACAGCGTGTACGTCGGTCTCGCCACGCTCTTCATGACGACGCTCGTCGCGCTGGCCGGCGGCTACGCGCTGGCCCGCTTCGACTTCAGGATCAAGCGCGCCTTCATGCTGGCGCTGCTGTGCTCGCAGTTCGTCCCGGGCGCGCTGCTCCTGGTGCCGCTGTTCCAGATCTTCGCCGAACTGCAGATGATCAACTCGCTGGGCAGTGTCATCATCGCCGAGACCGTCTTCCAGCTGCCGCTGTCGATGATCCTGATCAGCGGGTTCATCCGGAACGTGCCCTACACCCTCGAAGAGGCCGCCTGGGTCGACGGTTGCAACCGCTTCACCGGCTTCCGGGTCGTCGTCCTGCCGCTGCTGCGGCCCGGACTGATCGCGGTCGGCTCCTTCGCCTTCGTGCACTCCTGGAACCACTTCCTGTTCGCCCTGATGTTCCTCAGCAACCAGGAGAAGCAGACGATCCCCGTCGGCCTCAACAGCCTGATGAGCGCCGACAGCGTCGACCTCGGCGCACTCGCCGCCGGCGGCATCATCGCGGCCGTACCCGTCGTGATCGTCTTCGCCTTCATCCAGAAGTGGCTGATCACGGGCTTCAGCGCCGGGGCGGTGAAGGGATGA
- a CDS encoding Gfo/Idh/MocA family protein has protein sequence MSDHGGPLPVVLAGARGHGRWHLENLRRLQDKGLVRLAGICELTPLTPEELAGFAAAGELPEQSADFGALLDSTGAAVAVICTPIPTHTDLALTAAARGVHLLLEKPPAPSYAEFRRMADGVAAAGVVCQIGFQSMGSHAVPAIRELIAKGTIGRVDGIGGAGAWGRPQEYYRRAPWAGHRRLNGADVVDGVLTNPLAHAVATALALDGATRAEDVVGIETELLRANDIESDDTSCVRVTTTGGNRITVAATLCAEHPDEPYVLVHGSSGRITFWYKQDRVLVQRSGHGPQELTYGRTDLLENLVEHLEGRAPLLVAPDETGAFMKVVEAIRRAPDPVALPDEAWYLDADENRRVVPGVDGLVAAAADTLALYSELGASWALSKEVST, from the coding sequence ATGAGCGACCACGGGGGACCCCTTCCCGTCGTGCTCGCGGGCGCCCGCGGACACGGCCGCTGGCACCTGGAGAACCTCCGCCGCCTCCAGGACAAGGGCCTGGTGCGGCTCGCCGGGATCTGCGAGCTGACCCCGCTCACCCCGGAGGAACTGGCCGGCTTCGCCGCGGCCGGCGAACTCCCCGAGCAGTCGGCCGACTTCGGGGCCCTGCTCGATTCCACGGGCGCCGCCGTCGCCGTGATCTGCACACCGATCCCCACCCACACCGACCTGGCGCTGACGGCCGCCGCCCGGGGCGTGCACCTGCTCCTTGAGAAGCCGCCCGCCCCGTCCTACGCCGAGTTCCGCCGCATGGCCGACGGGGTCGCGGCGGCCGGGGTGGTGTGCCAGATCGGCTTCCAGTCGATGGGCTCGCACGCCGTGCCCGCGATCCGCGAGCTGATCGCGAAGGGCACCATCGGCCGCGTGGACGGCATCGGCGGAGCCGGGGCCTGGGGCCGCCCGCAGGAGTACTACCGCCGCGCCCCCTGGGCCGGACACCGCAGGCTGAACGGGGCCGACGTCGTCGACGGCGTCCTGACGAACCCCCTGGCCCACGCCGTGGCCACCGCCCTCGCCCTCGACGGCGCCACCCGCGCCGAGGACGTCGTCGGCATCGAGACCGAACTGCTGCGCGCCAACGACATCGAGTCCGACGACACCTCCTGCGTCCGCGTCACCACCACGGGCGGCAACCGCATCACCGTCGCCGCGACCCTGTGCGCCGAACACCCCGACGAGCCCTACGTCCTCGTGCACGGCAGCAGCGGCCGCATCACCTTCTGGTACAAGCAGGACCGCGTCCTCGTCCAGCGCTCGGGGCACGGCCCGCAGGAGCTCACGTACGGCAGGACCGATCTGCTGGAGAACCTGGTCGAGCATCTCGAAGGCCGGGCCCCGCTGCTGGTCGCCCCCGACGAGACGGGCGCCTTCATGAAGGTCGTCGAGGCGATCCGGCGGGCGCCGGACCCGGTAGCGCTGCCCGACGAGGCCTGGTACCTCGACGCCGACGAGAACCGTCGGGTCGTGCCCGGGGTCGACGGACTCGTCGCGGCCGCCGCCGACACCCTCGCCCTCTACTCCGAGCTGGGCGCGTCGTGGGCACTGTCGAAAGAGGTGAGCACCTGA
- a CDS encoding DUF6807 domain-containing protein, whose product MTNESLVLRVAGRPVGRYTARPELAPTLSPRPYLHPVTTLAGTAVTELSPADHLHHLGVGVAVPDVEGHNFWGGRTFVRDQGPTELDNHGSQRHTAFQLRDPDGFVEELRWVAAGAELLRERRTVAATELTDTSWALDFTFSLTNTTSGPLSIGSPATNGRPGAAYGGFFWRARKEAEPPAVFTADTEGEDAAHGTRAGWVALAGDGWTLVFAGATDRTRRDPWFVRSTEYPGVGSSLAHEERLPVPAGETVVRRVVTVVADGRLDRAEAAALVRKAVSP is encoded by the coding sequence ATGACCAACGAGTCGCTGGTCCTGCGCGTCGCGGGCCGCCCGGTCGGCCGCTACACGGCCCGGCCCGAACTGGCGCCGACGCTGTCGCCCCGCCCGTACCTCCATCCCGTCACCACCCTGGCCGGCACGGCTGTCACCGAACTCAGCCCCGCCGACCACCTCCATCACCTCGGCGTCGGTGTAGCCGTTCCCGACGTCGAGGGTCACAACTTCTGGGGCGGGCGCACCTTCGTACGCGACCAGGGGCCGACCGAGCTGGACAACCACGGCTCCCAGCGGCACACGGCGTTCCAGCTGCGGGACCCGGACGGCTTCGTGGAGGAGCTGCGCTGGGTCGCCGCAGGGGCCGAGCTGCTGCGGGAGCGGCGTACCGTCGCCGCGACCGAACTCACCGACACCTCCTGGGCGCTGGACTTCACCTTCTCGCTCACCAACACCACCTCCGGACCGCTGTCGATCGGCAGCCCGGCGACCAACGGCCGCCCCGGCGCGGCCTACGGCGGCTTCTTCTGGCGGGCCCGCAAGGAGGCCGAACCGCCCGCGGTGTTCACCGCGGACACCGAGGGTGAGGACGCGGCGCACGGCACCCGCGCCGGCTGGGTGGCGCTCGCGGGGGACGGCTGGACGCTGGTGTTCGCCGGGGCGACCGACCGCACCCGCCGCGACCCGTGGTTCGTGCGCAGCACCGAGTACCCGGGCGTCGGCTCGTCCCTGGCCCACGAGGAGCGGCTGCCGGTCCCGGCCGGGGAGACCGTCGTACGCCGGGTCGTCACCGTGGTCGCCGACGGCCGGCTCGACCGGGCCGAGGCGGCGGCCCTCGTCCGAAAGGCAGTGAGCCCATGA
- a CDS encoding glycoside hydrolase family 43 protein — translation MSDQDKPAFTADLGDGTYRNPVLNADWSDPDLLRVGDDYYLTASSFGRAPGLPLLHSRDLVNWTLIGHALQRLEPAREFRKPRHDCGVWAPALRHHDDRFWIFWGDPDHGVFQVNAPEIRGPWTRPHLIKAGKGLIDACPLWDEESGEAYLVHGWARSRSGIKNRLTGHRMRPDGTGLLDEGKLIVDGDRIPGWFTLEGPKLYRHDGWFWIFAPAGGVETGWQGAFRSRGFFGPYEERVVLEQGDTDVNGPHQGGWVTTPTGEHWFAHFQQKGPYGRVVHLQPMRWGRDGWPVIGDEGTPVTVHRKPGLPPQPLSAPATDDDFPGGRFGRQWQWTANPQDGWATQHSGDGLRLSCVRSADADDPRKLANVLTQRLPGTPCTVEVELRLDAEEPGARAGLTVLGDAFSWIGLERGADGTVHLVHRFGDPVAERERDAAHPRMAPEGRARLRIEVGAGARCRFSYDLGGGWEPSGQVFAATPWRWVGALLGLFGVAPSGGGHAGAATFTRFRVTARETGGGTGGGIGRGTGRGTDRSTTAPPV, via the coding sequence ATGAGCGACCAGGACAAGCCCGCCTTCACCGCCGACCTCGGCGACGGCACGTACCGCAATCCGGTCCTGAACGCCGACTGGTCCGACCCCGACCTCCTGCGCGTCGGCGACGACTACTACCTGACCGCGTCCAGCTTCGGCCGGGCCCCGGGGCTGCCGCTGCTGCACTCCCGCGACCTGGTCAACTGGACGCTGATCGGCCATGCGCTGCAACGCCTGGAGCCCGCGCGGGAGTTCAGGAAGCCCCGGCACGACTGCGGCGTCTGGGCACCGGCGTTACGGCATCACGACGACCGCTTCTGGATCTTCTGGGGCGACCCCGACCACGGCGTCTTCCAGGTCAACGCGCCCGAGATACGCGGCCCTTGGACCCGCCCCCACCTCATCAAGGCGGGCAAGGGACTCATCGACGCGTGCCCCCTGTGGGACGAGGAGAGCGGCGAGGCGTACCTCGTGCACGGCTGGGCCAGATCCCGCTCCGGCATCAAGAACCGGCTCACCGGACACCGGATGCGGCCCGACGGCACCGGCCTGCTCGACGAGGGCAAGCTGATCGTGGACGGCGACCGCATCCCCGGCTGGTTCACCCTCGAAGGGCCGAAGCTGTACCGGCACGACGGCTGGTTCTGGATCTTCGCCCCCGCGGGCGGGGTCGAGACGGGCTGGCAGGGCGCCTTCCGCTCACGCGGCTTCTTCGGCCCGTACGAGGAGCGGGTCGTCCTGGAACAGGGCGACACCGACGTCAACGGCCCCCACCAGGGCGGCTGGGTCACCACCCCGACCGGCGAGCACTGGTTCGCGCACTTCCAGCAGAAGGGCCCGTACGGGAGGGTCGTCCACCTCCAGCCGATGCGCTGGGGCCGGGACGGCTGGCCGGTCATCGGTGACGAGGGCACCCCCGTCACCGTGCACCGCAAGCCCGGGCTGCCGCCGCAGCCGCTCTCCGCGCCCGCCACCGACGACGACTTCCCCGGCGGGCGGTTCGGACGGCAGTGGCAGTGGACCGCCAATCCGCAGGACGGCTGGGCGACCCAGCACTCCGGCGACGGACTGCGGCTGAGCTGTGTGCGCTCGGCGGACGCGGACGATCCGCGCAAGCTGGCGAACGTGCTCACCCAGCGGCTGCCCGGCACCCCGTGCACCGTCGAGGTCGAGCTGCGGCTCGACGCCGAGGAACCGGGCGCACGGGCCGGACTCACCGTGCTGGGCGACGCGTTCAGCTGGATCGGGCTCGAACGGGGGGCCGACGGGACGGTCCACCTCGTGCACCGGTTCGGCGACCCGGTCGCCGAGCGGGAGCGCGACGCCGCGCATCCGCGGATGGCACCCGAGGGACGGGCCCGGCTGCGGATCGAGGTGGGAGCGGGGGCGCGCTGCCGCTTCTCGTACGACCTCGGCGGCGGCTGGGAGCCCTCGGGACAGGTCTTCGCCGCCACCCCCTGGCGCTGGGTCGGCGCCCTGCTCGGCCTCTTCGGGGTCGCGCCGTCCGGCGGGGGACACGCCGGGGCGGCCACCTTCACGCGGTTCCGCGTCACCGCCCGCGAGACCGGCGGTGGCACGGGTGGTGGCATCGGCCGGGGCACCGGTCGCGGCACAGACCGCAGCACCACCGCGCCACCTGTCTGA
- a CDS encoding ABC transporter substrate-binding protein, translating to MKSSIRSSGIRSSRGARRSAAAVAVSAVLALTATACGDDGSGSSGDKGAEGSGKGEITFWDNNGGVRTDIWKEIIADFEKANPDIDVKYVPIAATEYQSKVDTSIQAKGLPDVGGVGAAMLAGFAAQNALEPLDDRLGKSSLNGKLNEDMVKSLKAAGGGGADDSTLYSVPTSANNGVLYYRTDLFTSAGLDAPTTWDKFYDSADKLTDKDKNAFGYTIRGGAGSIAQALDAMYGQSGITSFWDNGNEKTTVNDPKNVAALEKYTALFKKVTPAADLNNDFTKMVAQWDSGTIGMLNHNLGSYQDHVKALGADKFRGIPQPIGPGGKRVQVSNPVDGLGIFKTSKNKDAAWKFIEFATEKAQNSKFNESAGQVPSNTDAAKDAWVSKAEPTKLAAEALTDGSTTIVQLPYYLPDWNTISKTDNEPAFQKVLNGSLSEKEFLDTLADQLNTAQTEWNEQKG from the coding sequence ATGAAGAGCAGCATTCGAAGCAGCGGTATTCGCAGCAGCAGAGGAGCGCGCCGCTCCGCGGCCGCCGTCGCCGTGAGCGCCGTCCTCGCGCTGACCGCCACCGCCTGCGGTGACGACGGCAGCGGTTCGTCGGGCGACAAGGGCGCCGAGGGCAGTGGCAAGGGCGAGATCACCTTCTGGGACAACAACGGCGGTGTCCGCACCGACATCTGGAAGGAGATCATCGCCGACTTCGAGAAGGCGAACCCGGACATCGACGTCAAGTACGTCCCGATCGCCGCCACCGAGTACCAGTCCAAGGTCGACACCTCCATCCAGGCCAAGGGGCTGCCGGACGTCGGCGGTGTCGGCGCGGCGATGCTCGCGGGCTTCGCCGCGCAGAACGCGCTGGAGCCGCTGGACGACCGCCTCGGCAAGTCCTCCCTGAACGGCAAGCTCAACGAGGACATGGTCAAGTCGCTGAAGGCCGCGGGTGGCGGCGGCGCCGACGACAGCACGCTGTACTCGGTCCCGACCTCCGCCAACAACGGCGTGCTCTACTACCGCACCGACCTGTTCACGTCGGCCGGCCTGGACGCGCCGACCACCTGGGACAAGTTCTACGACTCCGCCGACAAGCTGACCGACAAGGACAAGAACGCCTTCGGTTACACCATCCGCGGTGGCGCCGGTTCCATCGCCCAGGCACTGGACGCGATGTACGGGCAGTCCGGCATCACCTCGTTCTGGGACAACGGCAACGAGAAGACCACGGTCAACGACCCGAAGAACGTGGCGGCCCTGGAGAAGTACACGGCCCTCTTCAAGAAGGTCACGCCGGCCGCCGACCTCAACAACGACTTCACCAAGATGGTCGCGCAGTGGGACTCCGGCACGATCGGCATGCTCAACCACAACCTGGGCTCCTACCAGGACCATGTGAAGGCGCTCGGCGCCGACAAGTTCCGCGGTATTCCGCAGCCGATCGGGCCCGGCGGAAAGCGTGTCCAGGTCTCCAACCCCGTGGACGGTCTCGGCATCTTCAAGACCTCCAAGAACAAGGACGCGGCCTGGAAGTTCATCGAGTTCGCCACGGAGAAGGCGCAGAACTCCAAGTTCAACGAGTCCGCGGGGCAGGTGCCGTCGAACACCGACGCCGCGAAGGACGCGTGGGTTTCGAAGGCGGAGCCGACGAAGCTGGCGGCCGAGGCGTTGACCGACGGTTCCACGACCATCGTGCAGTTGCCTTACTACCTGCCCGACTGGAACACCATCTCGAAGACCGACAATGAGCCGGCCTTCCAGAAGGTGCTGAACGGGTCGCTGAGCGAGAAGGAGTTCCTGGACACGTTGGCCGATCAGCTCAACACGGCGCAGACGGAGTGGAACGAGCAGAAGGGTTAA
- a CDS encoding rhamnogalacturonan acetylesterase: MSLSRRQVAGAALAAVPLAVGGTGPAVAASQGRARGRTLFIAGDSTAAQKYADAAPETGWGMALPFFLREGLAVANHAVNGRSSKSFIDEGRLDVILAAVRPGDLLLVQFGHNDSKIADPTRYTEPWTTYQDYLRQYVDGARARGVRPVLATSVERRKFDADGNAVATHGDYPAAVRALASEEGVALLDIQALSIALWQELGVEETKKYFNWTDVEQDNTHFNPPGAIAVARLVAGELLRRRVLLPRDVRRLGEVIPESWISWPEA, encoded by the coding sequence GTGAGTCTCAGTCGTAGACAGGTCGCCGGTGCCGCGTTGGCCGCCGTTCCGCTCGCCGTCGGTGGGACCGGGCCCGCTGTCGCCGCCTCGCAGGGGCGGGCCCGTGGGCGCACGCTCTTCATCGCCGGTGACTCCACCGCCGCCCAGAAGTACGCCGACGCCGCGCCCGAGACCGGATGGGGAATGGCGCTGCCGTTCTTTCTGCGGGAAGGGCTGGCCGTGGCCAACCACGCCGTGAACGGGCGGAGTTCGAAGAGCTTTATCGACGAAGGGCGTCTAGACGTCATTCTCGCCGCCGTCCGGCCCGGCGATCTCCTGCTCGTCCAGTTCGGGCACAACGACTCCAAAATCGCCGATCCCACGCGGTACACCGAGCCGTGGACGACGTACCAGGACTATCTCCGGCAGTACGTCGACGGGGCGCGGGCGCGGGGAGTGCGGCCCGTGCTCGCCACGTCCGTGGAGCGGCGGAAGTTCGACGCCGACGGGAATGCCGTGGCGACCCACGGCGACTATCCGGCGGCCGTGCGGGCCCTCGCCTCGGAGGAGGGGGTGGCGCTGCTCGACATTCAGGCGCTGTCGATCGCCCTCTGGCAGGAGTTGGGGGTCGAGGAGACGAAGAAGTACTTCAACTGGACCGACGTCGAGCAGGACAACACGCATTTCAATCCGCCCGGGGCGATTGCCGTGGCCCGGCTGGTCGCGGGGGAGTTGTTGCGGCGGAGGGTGCTTCTGCCGCGGGATGTCCGGCGGTTGGGTGAAGTGATTCCCGAATCGTGGATCAGTTGGCCTGAAGCCTGA
- a CDS encoding pectate lyase family protein, translated as MRSSVWHVHAITVFAGCTAFALGATATVAHAQAGQAAQVRDLGREVLAAGDGWGAEGAGTTGGSAADAAHVYTVTTWDAFKAALQAGGDAPKIVKVKGVIDPVAEGCASFAAPGYDFDAYLEKYSPENWGLDTDLSGEPADSPEGLRAASAAGQDAAIKVNVPANTTIVGVGKGAGIRGGSLQIKGVDNVILRNLTIEAPLDCFPQWDPTDTATGAWNSEYDAVVVYGSTHVWVANNTLTDGRYPDSTLPTYFGQTYQQHDGLLDIVRGANHVTVSWNSVEDHDKTMLIGNSDSAGATDTGKLKVTLHHNRFEGVVERAPRVRFGQVDSYNNHFVVGEGQSYGYTFGVGISSQLYASDNAFSLPAGVSAAKTLKKWSEAPLTAENNYVNGRKTDLIAVHNAEIPAETLQSGAGWTPTLRTRVDPPRAVPGIVDGRAGAGKVC; from the coding sequence ATGCGCTCTTCTGTATGGCATGTCCATGCCATAACAGTCTTCGCCGGATGCACCGCGTTCGCTCTCGGTGCGACAGCGACCGTCGCCCATGCCCAAGCCGGACAGGCGGCGCAAGTCCGCGATCTCGGGCGGGAAGTCCTTGCCGCCGGGGACGGGTGGGGGGCCGAGGGGGCCGGGACCACCGGAGGTTCGGCCGCTGACGCCGCGCACGTCTACACCGTCACCACCTGGGACGCGTTCAAGGCCGCGTTGCAGGCCGGCGGGGACGCGCCGAAGATCGTCAAGGTCAAGGGCGTCATCGACCCGGTCGCCGAGGGATGTGCCTCCTTCGCGGCCCCCGGCTACGACTTCGACGCCTATCTGGAGAAGTACTCGCCCGAGAACTGGGGCCTGGACACCGACCTGTCCGGGGAGCCCGCCGACAGTCCCGAGGGGCTGCGGGCCGCCTCCGCCGCCGGTCAGGACGCCGCCATCAAGGTGAACGTCCCCGCCAACACCACCATCGTCGGCGTCGGCAAGGGCGCCGGCATCAGAGGTGGCAGCCTCCAGATCAAGGGCGTCGACAACGTCATCCTGCGCAACCTCACCATCGAGGCCCCGCTGGACTGCTTCCCGCAGTGGGACCCGACCGACACGGCGACCGGCGCCTGGAACTCCGAGTACGACGCGGTCGTCGTGTACGGCTCCACCCATGTGTGGGTCGCCAACAACACCCTCACCGACGGCCGTTACCCGGACAGCACCCTGCCCACGTACTTCGGCCAGACCTACCAGCAGCACGACGGCCTGCTCGACATCGTGCGGGGCGCCAACCATGTGACCGTGTCCTGGAACTCGGTCGAGGACCACGACAAGACCATGCTCATCGGCAACAGCGACAGCGCCGGAGCGACCGACACCGGCAAGCTCAAGGTCACCCTGCACCACAACAGGTTCGAGGGCGTCGTCGAGCGGGCGCCGCGTGTCCGCTTCGGGCAGGTCGACTCGTACAACAACCACTTCGTGGTGGGCGAGGGGCAGTCGTACGGCTACACCTTCGGCGTCGGGATCTCCTCGCAGCTGTACGCCTCCGACAACGCGTTCTCGCTGCCCGCCGGTGTCAGCGCCGCCAAGACCCTGAAGAAGTGGAGCGAGGCGCCGCTCACCGCCGAGAACAACTACGTCAACGGCCGCAAGACCGACCTCATCGCCGTCCACAACGCGGAGATCCCCGCCGAGACCCTCCAGTCCGGCGCAGGCTGGACGCCCACCCTGCGGACCAGGGTCGACCCGCCGCGTGCCGTGCCCGGCATCGTCGACGGCCGCGCGGGCGCCGGAAAGGTCTGCTGA
- a CDS encoding pectinesterase family protein encodes MTSPTRASRRSFVVASVGAALALGAGGTAHARGRSPFGRYGSPSSRLDERTLYVHPGGLGDHTTVQAAVTAANGSGHTLVVAPGTYRETVAVSAARTELTWLGASEDARDVVIVYDNANGTQKPDGSGPYGTTGSATTTVQADGFTARDITFANDWLRADHPEITGTQAVAIKVQGDRSAFLHCRFLGHQDTLYADSIALTAFARQYFAHCYVEGDVDFVFGRATAVFEHCHFRTLERTDLAGAPYGFVFAPSTAVANPRGYLVTDSRVTSEAPDAYYKLARPWVPGSDPTARPMLTVRETRLGAGIDAVEPYTNMSAGYPWQSQRFAEYRNSGPGAEITVPANRPQLTRAEAASHTRRTYLGDWAPWSREGC; translated from the coding sequence ATGACCTCGCCGACAAGGGCGAGCAGACGCTCCTTCGTCGTCGCGAGCGTCGGGGCCGCCCTCGCGCTGGGCGCCGGAGGGACCGCCCACGCGCGCGGCCGGTCCCCCTTCGGACGGTACGGTTCGCCGTCGTCCCGGCTCGACGAGCGGACCCTGTACGTCCACCCCGGCGGCCTGGGCGATCACACCACGGTCCAGGCCGCCGTGACCGCCGCGAACGGGAGCGGGCACACGCTGGTCGTCGCCCCGGGAACGTACCGCGAGACGGTCGCCGTCAGTGCCGCCCGTACGGAGCTGACCTGGCTCGGGGCCTCCGAGGACGCGCGTGACGTCGTGATCGTCTACGACAACGCCAACGGGACGCAGAAACCGGACGGCTCCGGCCCCTACGGCACGACCGGCTCGGCCACCACGACCGTGCAGGCCGACGGGTTCACCGCCCGCGACATCACCTTCGCCAACGACTGGCTGCGCGCCGACCATCCGGAGATCACCGGCACGCAGGCCGTCGCCATCAAGGTGCAGGGCGACCGCTCGGCGTTCCTCCACTGCCGGTTCCTCGGCCACCAGGACACCCTGTACGCCGACTCCATCGCGCTCACCGCCTTCGCCCGGCAGTACTTCGCGCACTGCTACGTCGAAGGGGACGTGGACTTCGTGTTCGGGCGGGCCACCGCCGTGTTCGAGCACTGCCACTTCCGCACGCTGGAGCGCACGGACCTCGCCGGAGCCCCGTACGGCTTCGTCTTCGCGCCCTCGACCGCGGTCGCCAACCCGCGCGGCTATCTCGTGACGGACAGCCGGGTGACGAGTGAAGCCCCGGACGCCTACTACAAGTTGGCCCGGCCCTGGGTGCCCGGCTCCGACCCCACCGCGCGGCCCATGCTGACCGTGCGCGAGACCCGCCTCGGGGCCGGGATCGACGCGGTGGAGCCGTACACCAACATGTCGGCCGGCTATCCGTGGCAGAGCCAGCGGTTCGCCGAGTACCGCAACAGCGGTCCGGGCGCCGAGATCACCGTCCCCGCGAACCGGCCCCAGCTCACCCGCGCCGAGGCCGCCTCGCACACCCGGCGGACGTACCTCGGCGACTGGGCCCCCTGGTCCCGGGAGGGGTGCTGA